In the Stigmatella erecta genome, one interval contains:
- the recD2 gene encoding SF1B family DNA helicase RecD2 translates to MSASRPSSVHAADGGGLLPTAREGRPGSREAPARPTLTLEGSLERVTYANEEAAWSVVRVVVSGSKEPITAVGNLLGVQPGESLRLTGQWVQDRKYGEQFRVVSFATVKPATLVGIEKYLGSGLVKGVGPAMARRLVEHFGLETLDIIDSKPERLAEVKGFGEKRRKLLRETWAEQRDIRQVMVFLQSHEVPASFAVKVYKQYGARAIDVVRDNPYRLAIDVYGIGFRTADRIAQSLGVPSDSPKRAEAGVLHVLREFSEDGHLYAPREKLTARTVELLDVTPPLVEAAITRLDAAEYITVEGASALAHPRPEDACEAVYLRALHVSELGVANLLKALHAWSARPLEVDVERAIAWAEGRQGLSLAPEQKEAVRQAMVSKVLVITGGPGTGKTTLVNILLSILEKKERRILLSAPTGRAAKRLGETTGREAETLHRLLEYNPRTHGFLRDRNNPLQADVLVLDEVSMVDTVLMLNVLKALPPHCQLLLVGDVDQLPSVGPGSVLQDIIASGHVPVVRLKHIFRQAQASLIITNAHRINQGELPQEPPADALADFYFIEKEEPEAILAALKTLVKERIPRRFGLHPVDEVQVLVPMNRGLIGTANLNTALQEHLNPSGEELTRGNRMFRVGDKVMQVRNNYELGVFNGDIGRVESLDREEQALVVRYDGRPVAYAWADLDELVLAYATSVHKSQGSEYPCVVLPLHTQHYTLLQRNLLYTGVTRGRKLVVLVGSRKALGIAVRNGETQKRFTRLAARLRD, encoded by the coding sequence ATGTCCGCCTCCCGTCCCTCCTCGGTCCATGCCGCCGACGGAGGGGGCCTCCTGCCCACCGCCCGGGAAGGGCGCCCCGGAAGCCGCGAGGCCCCCGCGCGCCCCACGCTCACCCTGGAGGGAAGCCTCGAGCGCGTCACCTATGCCAACGAGGAAGCCGCCTGGAGCGTGGTGCGGGTGGTGGTCTCCGGAAGCAAGGAGCCCATCACCGCGGTGGGCAACCTCCTGGGCGTCCAGCCCGGGGAGTCCCTGCGCCTCACCGGACAGTGGGTGCAGGACCGCAAGTACGGCGAGCAGTTCCGGGTCGTCTCCTTCGCGACGGTGAAGCCGGCGACGCTGGTGGGCATCGAGAAGTACCTCGGCAGCGGGTTGGTGAAGGGCGTGGGTCCGGCCATGGCCCGGCGCCTGGTGGAGCACTTCGGCCTGGAGACGCTGGACATCATCGATTCGAAGCCCGAGCGGCTGGCGGAGGTGAAAGGCTTCGGGGAGAAGCGCCGCAAGCTCCTGCGCGAGACCTGGGCCGAGCAGCGTGACATCCGCCAGGTGATGGTCTTCCTGCAATCCCACGAGGTGCCGGCCAGCTTCGCGGTGAAGGTCTACAAGCAGTACGGCGCCCGGGCGATTGATGTCGTGCGGGACAACCCCTACCGGCTGGCCATCGACGTGTACGGCATCGGCTTCCGCACCGCCGACCGCATCGCCCAGTCGCTCGGCGTTCCCTCCGACTCGCCGAAGCGCGCCGAGGCGGGGGTGTTGCACGTGCTCCGCGAGTTCTCCGAGGACGGCCACCTCTACGCGCCGCGCGAGAAGCTCACCGCGCGCACGGTGGAGCTGCTGGATGTCACGCCCCCGCTCGTGGAGGCGGCCATCACCCGGCTCGACGCCGCCGAGTACATCACCGTGGAGGGGGCCAGCGCCCTGGCCCACCCTCGCCCCGAGGATGCCTGCGAGGCGGTGTACCTGCGAGCCCTTCACGTCTCGGAGCTCGGGGTCGCCAACCTCCTCAAGGCGCTCCACGCCTGGTCCGCGCGGCCCCTGGAGGTGGACGTGGAGCGGGCCATTGCCTGGGCCGAGGGCCGCCAGGGCCTCTCGCTGGCGCCCGAGCAGAAGGAGGCGGTGCGGCAGGCGATGGTGTCCAAGGTGCTGGTCATCACCGGCGGGCCGGGCACCGGGAAGACGACGCTGGTCAACATCCTCCTCTCCATCCTGGAGAAGAAGGAGCGCCGGATCCTGCTCTCGGCGCCCACCGGGCGCGCGGCCAAGCGGCTGGGGGAGACGACGGGGCGAGAGGCGGAGACCCTCCACCGGCTGCTCGAATACAACCCGCGTACCCACGGCTTCCTGCGAGACCGGAACAACCCACTCCAGGCCGACGTGCTGGTGCTCGACGAGGTGTCCATGGTGGACACCGTGCTCATGCTCAACGTGCTCAAGGCGCTGCCGCCCCACTGCCAGCTGCTGCTCGTGGGGGATGTGGATCAGCTGCCGAGCGTGGGGCCAGGCAGCGTCCTCCAGGACATCATCGCCTCCGGGCATGTGCCGGTGGTGCGGCTGAAGCACATCTTCCGCCAGGCCCAGGCCAGCCTCATCATCACCAACGCCCACCGCATCAACCAGGGGGAGCTGCCCCAGGAGCCCCCCGCGGACGCGCTGGCCGACTTCTACTTCATCGAGAAGGAGGAGCCCGAGGCCATCCTCGCGGCCCTCAAGACGTTGGTGAAGGAGCGCATTCCGCGCCGCTTCGGGCTGCACCCGGTGGACGAGGTGCAGGTGCTCGTCCCGATGAACCGGGGCCTCATCGGCACCGCGAACCTCAACACCGCGCTCCAGGAGCACCTGAACCCCTCTGGGGAAGAGCTCACCCGGGGCAACCGGATGTTCCGGGTGGGCGACAAGGTGATGCAGGTGCGCAACAACTACGAGCTCGGCGTCTTCAACGGAGACATCGGGCGGGTGGAGAGCCTCGATCGGGAGGAGCAGGCGCTGGTGGTGCGCTACGACGGGCGGCCGGTGGCCTACGCCTGGGCGGACCTCGACGAGTTGGTGCTCGCCTACGCCACGAGCGTGCATAAATCGCAGGGCAGCGAGTACCCGTGTGTGGTGCTGCCCCTGCACACGCAGCACTACACGCTCCTGCAGCGCAACCTGCTCTACACCGGTGTGACGCGAGGCAGGAAGCTGGTGGTGCTGGTGGGGAGCCGGAAGGCGCTGGGAATCGCGGTGCGCAACGGGGAGACCCAGAAGCGCTTCACGCGCCTCGCCGCGCGGCTGCGGGACTGA
- a CDS encoding winged helix-turn-helix transcriptional regulator produces the protein MRSKRHDPKSGCPVEATLSVIGGLWKPLILFHLMGGTLRFMEITRRIPKATQRMLTLQLRELEEDGVVLRRVFPQVPPKVEYELTPFGRSLAPVLLTLREWGVTYLRSQGVEPDALPPCAASELLASRAKAPAAAD, from the coding sequence ATGCGCTCCAAGCGCCATGACCCCAAAAGCGGTTGCCCTGTGGAAGCCACGCTCTCGGTCATCGGAGGGTTGTGGAAGCCGCTGATCCTGTTCCACCTGATGGGCGGCACGCTGCGCTTCATGGAAATCACGCGGCGCATCCCGAAGGCCACACAACGCATGCTCACGCTGCAGCTGCGCGAGCTGGAGGAGGACGGCGTCGTCTTGCGCCGCGTATTTCCTCAGGTGCCGCCGAAGGTCGAATACGAGCTCACGCCGTTCGGCCGCTCATTGGCGCCGGTACTGCTCACGCTGCGCGAATGGGGCGTGACCTACCTGCGCAGCCAGGGTGTCGAACCCGATGCATTGCCGCCGTGTGCGGCGAGCGAGCTGTTGGCATCCCGAGCCAAAGCACCAGCTGCGGCTGACTAG
- a CDS encoding TetR/AcrR family transcriptional regulator, translating into MGRHREFDVDKVLDAAVCVFWRKGYEGTSYSDLVEAAGVERPALYAAFGNKESLFHKALARYNEQYLVYIPEALKLPTSRQVVAHFLHKTVELNTRYPDRTGCLGINGGVAGSDDAEPVRQALIQFRVAGQERLRERFEQAKAERDLPKSAKSEALAAFVMTVAQGIAVQAKAGASRDVLEAVVEQALTSWPSDGRARPANRRS; encoded by the coding sequence ATGGGCCGCCATCGGGAATTCGATGTCGACAAGGTGCTCGACGCCGCGGTCTGCGTCTTCTGGCGCAAGGGCTACGAGGGCACCTCGTACTCCGACCTGGTCGAAGCGGCCGGCGTGGAGCGGCCTGCGCTCTACGCCGCGTTCGGCAACAAGGAGTCGCTCTTTCACAAAGCGCTGGCGCGGTACAACGAGCAATACCTGGTCTACATCCCCGAAGCGCTCAAGCTGCCCACGTCACGCCAGGTCGTCGCGCACTTCCTGCACAAGACGGTCGAACTCAATACGCGCTACCCCGACCGTACCGGTTGTCTCGGCATCAACGGTGGGGTCGCGGGCTCAGATGACGCGGAGCCTGTGCGACAGGCGCTGATACAATTCCGGGTGGCGGGTCAGGAGCGGCTTCGTGAGCGCTTCGAGCAGGCAAAGGCTGAACGCGATCTTCCGAAGTCGGCCAAGTCCGAGGCGCTGGCGGCCTTCGTGATGACGGTCGCCCAAGGTATCGCCGTGCAGGCCAAGGCCGGAGCGAGCCGCGACGTGCTCGAGGCCGTGGTGGAGCAAGCGCTCACGTCCTGGCCCTCGGACGGGCGGGCCCGTCCTGCCAATCGGCGATCGTGA
- a CDS encoding enoyl-CoA hydratase/isomerase family protein yields MTQRQAPPSRFDIEAHGPTLVVRIDGGPLQLFGADVALQLEALVDRVDKDPDVRAVVFASTHPQRFMSHADVKWLQEGAAAYVARQQTGAPPPAPSEGYVGLDRLHAIFLRMNSIGVVFVAALEGQALGLGAEFAWACDLRVMADTDAFIGQPEVLLGIMPGGGGSQRLTRLVGPHRSLVAILDGKPFTPAQALEFGAVDAVVPKASVVAKAIELAHHLGKRDKAAVGAIKRAVYFGGSLPLPDGIKLEAKEFLTLDASANGQKLMIAYQQKTAELGELPLYAPGGYDAALRAGQVV; encoded by the coding sequence ATGACACAACGACAAGCCCCCCCCTCTCGTTTCGACATCGAAGCGCACGGCCCCACGCTGGTGGTGCGCATCGACGGCGGTCCGCTGCAGCTCTTCGGCGCCGACGTGGCGCTGCAGCTCGAGGCGCTCGTGGATCGCGTGGACAAGGATCCCGATGTGCGTGCGGTGGTCTTCGCCAGCACGCATCCGCAGCGGTTCATGAGCCATGCGGACGTGAAATGGCTGCAGGAAGGCGCCGCCGCCTACGTCGCGCGCCAGCAGACGGGGGCGCCGCCGCCGGCGCCCTCGGAGGGCTACGTTGGGCTCGACCGCCTGCACGCGATCTTCCTTCGCATGAACAGCATCGGCGTGGTGTTCGTCGCCGCACTTGAGGGCCAGGCGCTGGGGCTCGGCGCGGAGTTCGCATGGGCCTGCGACCTGCGGGTGATGGCCGACACGGACGCCTTCATCGGCCAGCCGGAAGTGCTGCTGGGGATCATGCCGGGCGGCGGCGGCAGCCAGCGCCTGACCCGGCTGGTCGGGCCACATCGCTCGCTCGTCGCGATCCTCGACGGCAAGCCATTCACGCCCGCGCAGGCACTGGAGTTCGGTGCGGTGGATGCGGTGGTGCCGAAGGCCAGCGTCGTAGCAAAGGCCATCGAGCTTGCTCATCATCTGGGCAAGCGCGACAAGGCGGCCGTAGGCGCCATCAAGCGTGCGGTCTACTTCGGTGGCTCGCTACCGCTGCCAGACGGCATCAAGCTCGAAGCCAAGGAGTTCCTGACGCTCGACGCCTCCGCGAATGGTCAGAAGTTGATGATCGCCTATCAGCAGAAGACAGCCGAGCTTGGCGAGCTTCCGCTCTACGCTCCTGGCGGCTATGACGCCGCGCTACGGGCAGGGCAGGTCGTCTAG
- a CDS encoding SDR family NAD(P)-dependent oxidoreductase, with protein sequence MSNELKGKVALVTGGSRGLGAAIASALADQGADVAITYVASAEKAEAVVERLKAKGVRALAIQTDQADTAAARPLVARVVAHFGRLDILVNNAAIVAKGQKVDDPALDSAALDRQWQVNVMGVVASTRAAAPVLSDGGRIIFIGSLNGTHALVPGVADYAGTKAAINGYARGVARDLGGRNITVNVVQPGAMPTDMMAEVFGSTVAPDEFLDVHPIRRLATLEEVSALVCFLAGPNGGYMTGSVLDVAGGAVS encoded by the coding sequence ATGTCGAACGAACTGAAGGGGAAGGTCGCACTCGTTACCGGCGGGTCGCGCGGACTGGGGGCCGCCATTGCCAGTGCGCTCGCCGACCAGGGCGCCGACGTGGCGATCACCTACGTCGCTTCGGCCGAGAAAGCCGAGGCCGTCGTCGAGAGGCTGAAGGCCAAGGGCGTCCGCGCTCTGGCCATTCAGACCGACCAGGCAGACACGGCCGCCGCCAGGCCGCTGGTCGCCAGGGTGGTCGCGCATTTCGGCCGGCTCGACATCCTCGTCAACAATGCCGCCATCGTCGCCAAGGGGCAGAAGGTCGACGACCCCGCGCTCGACTCGGCGGCACTCGATCGGCAATGGCAGGTCAACGTCATGGGGGTGGTGGCCAGCACGCGCGCCGCGGCGCCGGTCCTTTCTGACGGGGGCCGAATCATCTTCATCGGCTCGCTCAACGGTACCCACGCGCTGGTGCCCGGTGTCGCGGACTATGCCGGCACCAAGGCGGCCATCAACGGCTACGCCAGAGGCGTCGCCCGCGATCTCGGTGGCCGCAACATCACGGTCAATGTGGTTCAGCCAGGAGCCATGCCGACCGACATGATGGCGGAAGTCTTCGGCAGCACCGTTGCTCCCGACGAGTTCCTCGACGTCCACCCGATTCGCCGGCTCGCAACGCTCGAGGAAGTGTCGGCCCTCGTCTGTTTTCTGGCCGGGCCGAACGGCGGCTACATGACCGGCAGCGTGCTCGACGTCGCTGGCGGCGCCGTCAGCTGA
- a CDS encoding response regulator, producing the protein MTSKDQQQEPSGDIFIGDGEMAKLMRAHDWASTSLGAPERWPNALKVALRLLLTSRFEMWLGWGPDINFFYNDAYRPTLGVKHPKSLGMPTQLLWPEIWDDIKDRLKTVYERGEATWDRALLLVLHRNGYPEETYHTFSYSPLLGDSGKVEGVFCAVSEETDRVISERRLGSLRKLASRLAPASSRAEVIDAVREGLGGNLHDLPFSLTYLFDAEGQAHLACATGIEPGHGCAPATLAPRGGIWDLSSIWAGEAHVTADLCDREALPTGAWNRPPATAAVLPLIGQGGDRPRGAMIVGLNPYRPVDESYVPFLKLLVGQVASSLASAEAHEAARQRAAALTEAVEMRQKAAEVLRQANAQLTSEVELRTQERDRFRTLFQQAPSFMCILSGPHHVFELVNDAYLQLVGHRDLSGVPVREALPEIAGQGFFELLDGVYTKGEAFVGRNMPVMIQRTRGGALEERFVNLVYQPILAPDGTVAGIFVDGYDVTHQKRAEEQLQHLNATLEQRVAARTDELADALERLRRETAERREMEAALRQAQKIEALGKLTGGVAHDFNNLLQVISGNLQLLAKDITGNARAETRVQNALAGVARGSKLASQLLAFGRRQPLEPKVVHLGRLLKNMDDLLRRALGEDIEIETVVSSGLWNTLVDPNQIENAILNLAINARDAMQNGGRLTIEAGNAHLDSEYARQHEEVKPGPYVMIAVTDTGAGIPADILERVFEPFFSTKPEGKGTGLGLSMVHGLVKQSGGHIKIYSEVGEGTTIKLYLPRVAQSEDVLTDISKAPVRGGTETILVAEDDDDVRETAVGLLSELGYRVLKARDAASALSVIESGIPVDLLFTDVVMPGPLRSPELARKAKERLPHIGVLFTSGYTENAIVHHGRLDPGVELLSKPYTREALARKVRHVLGNEAQHRLVKQQQTAAPAPAPAAEDVPRRLTIVLVEDDELIRANTAEHLMDQGHVVVEARDAEGAFTALAAHPADVLLTDVGLPGRSGAELARDAVARWPHLRVIFASGDDAGLVESGLSDAVVLLKPYTPKDLAAVLAKQVVPRTGKRQSS; encoded by the coding sequence TTGACATCGAAGGATCAGCAGCAGGAACCCTCCGGCGACATCTTTATCGGCGACGGCGAGATGGCCAAGTTGATGCGGGCCCACGACTGGGCCTCCACCTCCTTGGGCGCGCCGGAGCGCTGGCCGAACGCGCTGAAGGTGGCCCTTCGGTTGCTGCTCACCTCGCGGTTCGAGATGTGGCTGGGCTGGGGCCCCGACATCAACTTCTTCTACAATGACGCCTACCGGCCGACGCTGGGCGTCAAGCATCCGAAGTCGCTCGGGATGCCGACCCAGCTCCTGTGGCCCGAAATCTGGGACGACATCAAGGACCGCCTGAAGACCGTCTACGAGCGGGGAGAGGCCACCTGGGACCGGGCCCTGCTGCTGGTCCTGCACCGCAACGGCTACCCCGAGGAGACCTATCACACCTTCTCCTATAGCCCGTTGCTCGGCGACAGCGGCAAGGTGGAAGGGGTGTTCTGCGCCGTCTCGGAAGAGACGGACCGGGTGATCAGCGAGCGCCGCCTGGGGTCGCTGCGCAAGCTGGCCTCGCGGCTCGCTCCGGCCTCGAGCCGGGCCGAGGTGATCGACGCTGTCCGGGAGGGGCTCGGCGGCAATCTGCATGATCTCCCCTTCAGCCTGACCTATCTGTTCGACGCGGAGGGCCAGGCGCATCTGGCCTGCGCGACCGGGATTGAGCCTGGCCACGGCTGCGCGCCCGCGACCCTGGCCCCCCGCGGCGGCATCTGGGACCTGAGCTCCATCTGGGCTGGCGAGGCCCACGTGACGGCGGACCTCTGCGACCGCGAGGCCCTGCCGACGGGCGCCTGGAACAGGCCGCCGGCCACCGCCGCGGTGCTTCCGCTGATCGGCCAGGGAGGGGATCGCCCGCGAGGAGCGATGATCGTCGGGCTGAACCCCTACCGCCCGGTGGACGAGAGCTATGTGCCGTTCCTGAAGCTCCTGGTGGGGCAGGTGGCATCCAGCCTGGCCAGCGCCGAGGCGCACGAAGCCGCGCGCCAGCGGGCCGCGGCGCTGACAGAGGCCGTGGAGATGCGCCAGAAGGCGGCCGAGGTCCTGCGCCAGGCCAATGCGCAGCTGACCTCCGAGGTCGAGCTGCGCACCCAGGAGCGCGACCGTTTCCGCACGCTGTTCCAGCAGGCCCCCAGCTTCATGTGCATCCTGTCCGGCCCGCACCATGTGTTCGAACTGGTCAATGACGCCTACCTGCAGCTGGTCGGCCACCGCGACCTGAGCGGCGTTCCGGTGCGCGAGGCCCTGCCGGAGATCGCGGGCCAGGGCTTCTTCGAGCTGCTGGACGGGGTCTATACGAAGGGCGAGGCCTTCGTGGGCCGCAACATGCCGGTAATGATTCAGCGCACGCGCGGCGGTGCGCTGGAGGAGCGTTTCGTCAACCTCGTCTATCAGCCGATCCTGGCGCCGGACGGCACCGTGGCCGGCATCTTCGTCGACGGCTACGACGTCACGCACCAGAAGCGCGCCGAAGAGCAGCTGCAGCACCTGAACGCGACGCTCGAGCAGCGGGTCGCGGCGCGCACGGACGAACTGGCGGACGCGCTCGAGCGCCTGCGGCGGGAGACGGCCGAACGGCGGGAGATGGAGGCGGCGCTCCGCCAGGCCCAGAAGATCGAGGCCCTTGGCAAGCTCACGGGGGGCGTCGCCCATGACTTCAACAACCTCCTGCAGGTCATCAGCGGAAACCTGCAGCTGCTGGCGAAGGACATCACCGGCAACGCCCGGGCCGAGACCCGCGTGCAGAACGCCCTGGCTGGGGTGGCGCGAGGCTCGAAGCTGGCCTCGCAGCTCCTGGCCTTCGGCCGCCGTCAGCCGCTGGAGCCCAAGGTGGTACACCTGGGCCGCCTGCTGAAGAACATGGACGATCTGCTGCGGCGGGCGCTGGGCGAGGACATCGAGATCGAAACCGTGGTCTCGAGCGGGCTGTGGAACACCCTGGTCGACCCGAACCAGATCGAGAACGCCATCCTCAACCTGGCGATCAACGCCCGGGACGCCATGCAGAACGGCGGCCGGCTGACGATCGAGGCGGGCAACGCCCATCTGGACAGCGAGTACGCGCGCCAGCACGAGGAGGTGAAGCCGGGCCCCTACGTGATGATCGCCGTCACCGACACCGGTGCTGGAATCCCGGCGGACATCCTGGAGCGCGTGTTCGAGCCCTTCTTCAGCACCAAGCCGGAAGGGAAAGGGACCGGTCTGGGGCTCTCGATGGTTCACGGACTGGTCAAGCAGTCCGGCGGCCATATCAAGATCTACAGCGAGGTCGGCGAGGGCACGACCATCAAGCTGTACCTGCCGCGCGTCGCCCAGAGCGAGGACGTCCTCACCGACATCAGCAAGGCGCCGGTGCGCGGCGGGACCGAGACCATCCTGGTGGCTGAGGACGACGACGACGTGCGGGAGACCGCGGTCGGCCTGCTCTCCGAGCTCGGCTACCGGGTGCTCAAGGCCCGCGATGCGGCCAGCGCCCTGAGCGTCATCGAGAGCGGAATCCCGGTGGACCTCCTGTTCACGGACGTGGTGATGCCTGGCCCGCTGCGGAGCCCGGAGCTCGCCCGCAAGGCCAAGGAGCGCCTGCCGCATATCGGGGTGCTGTTCACCTCGGGCTACACCGAGAACGCCATCGTCCACCACGGGCGGCTGGACCCGGGGGTGGAGCTGCTCTCCAAGCCTTACACGCGCGAGGCCCTGGCCCGGAAGGTGCGGCACGTGCTGGGCAACGAGGCCCAGCATCGGCTGGTCAAACAGCAGCAAACCGCGGCGCCCGCCCCGGCCCCGGCGGCGGAGGACGTGCCACGCCGCCTCACGATCGTGCTGGTCGAGGACGACGAACTCATCCGTGCCAACACGGCCGAGCACCTGATGGACCAGGGGCACGTGGTGGTGGAGGCCCGGGACGCCGAGGGCGCATTCACCGCGCTTGCGGCCCACCCGGCCGACGTGCTCCTGACCGACGTGGGGCTGCCGGGGCGTTCGGGCGCGGAGCTGGCGCGCGATGCGGTCGCCCGCTGGCCCCACTTGAGGGTGATCTTCGCCAGCGGCGACGATGCGGGCTTGGTGGAGTCAGGCTTGTCGGACGCCGTGGTGCTGCTGAAGCCCTACACGCCGAAGGACCTGGCGGCCGTTCTGGCGAAGCAGGTGGTCCCGCGGACGGGCAAGCGCCAGTCCTCCTGA
- a CDS encoding VOC family protein yields MIAPERNALYNLHMPTINPYINFNGNAEEAFTFYRSVFGGEFGKITRFKDIAGPHSHVGEHEAEKILRITLPIGNTMLIANDVPEAMGRVNEQENRSKIAVTAESREEAERIVNGLSAGGEVEMPLGESPWGSFFAMFRDKYGIEWTVECTSKA; encoded by the coding sequence TTGATCGCACCCGAACGGAACGCCCTCTACAATCTGCATATGCCCACCATCAATCCGTACATCAACTTCAACGGGAACGCCGAAGAGGCGTTCACGTTCTACAGATCCGTCTTCGGCGGGGAGTTCGGGAAGATTACCCGCTTCAAGGACATCGCGGGCCCGCATTCCCACGTGGGGGAGCATGAGGCGGAGAAGATCCTGCGCATCACGTTGCCCATCGGGAACACCATGCTGATCGCCAATGACGTGCCGGAGGCGATGGGAAGGGTCAATGAACAGGAAAATCGGTCGAAGATCGCCGTCACCGCGGAAAGCCGCGAAGAGGCCGAGAGGATCGTCAACGGTCTCTCTGCCGGAGGAGAAGTGGAAATGCCCTTGGGCGAAAGCCCCTGGGGTTCCTTCTTCGCCATGTTCAGGGACAAATACGGCATCGAGTGGACGGTGGAGTGTACGTCCAAAGCGTAA
- a CDS encoding SDR family NAD(P)-dependent oxidoreductase, translating to MGAKSTADDVLSGVRLGGRRFLVTGAASGIGRETARALASHGASVVGTVRDLAKAATATAEVRHAASQAGGSLELLEMDLASLQSVRAGADKLIADGRRFDAIIANAGVMATPAGKTVDGFETQFGTNHLGHFALVTRIEPLLVDGGRLVVLSSQAHRVADVDLEDLNFERQNYEPFLAYGRSKTANALFALEFDRRHRERGIRAASVMPGNSRTNLPRHFSEQELQGLFQTVGRARAEAGLPPGELKAVSQAAATSVWAAVVAGPDEIGGKYLEDVAVAPVNDAPNPFADGVRLYALDADKARRLWAKSEELVGAVLSPAGNGRLGDPINR from the coding sequence TTGGGTGCGAAGTCGACTGCGGACGACGTTCTTTCCGGCGTTCGTCTCGGGGGCAGGCGCTTTCTCGTCACAGGCGCTGCATCGGGCATCGGGCGCGAGACCGCCCGCGCGTTGGCCTCTCACGGCGCCAGCGTCGTCGGCACGGTCAGAGACCTTGCCAAGGCAGCGACCGCGACGGCGGAGGTCCGGCACGCCGCATCACAGGCTGGCGGCAGCCTCGAGCTCCTCGAGATGGATTTGGCTTCGCTGCAGAGCGTTCGCGCGGGCGCGGACAAGCTCATCGCTGATGGCCGGCGGTTCGACGCGATCATCGCCAATGCCGGCGTCATGGCAACGCCCGCCGGCAAGACGGTCGATGGCTTCGAGACCCAGTTCGGCACCAATCACCTGGGCCACTTCGCCCTCGTCACTCGCATCGAGCCTCTGCTCGTCGACGGGGGGCGCCTGGTGGTTCTGTCGTCGCAGGCGCATCGCGTCGCCGACGTCGACCTCGAGGACTTGAACTTCGAGCGGCAGAATTACGAGCCCTTTCTGGCTTACGGCCGCTCGAAGACGGCGAACGCCTTGTTCGCCCTGGAGTTCGACCGCCGCCATCGCGAGCGAGGCATTCGTGCGGCCTCGGTGATGCCCGGGAACAGCCGGACCAACCTCCCGCGCCACTTCTCCGAGCAGGAGCTTCAAGGCCTCTTTCAAACCGTCGGGCGCGCGCGCGCCGAAGCTGGGCTTCCTCCGGGCGAGCTGAAGGCCGTGTCGCAGGCAGCCGCGACGAGCGTATGGGCGGCGGTCGTGGCCGGCCCCGACGAAATCGGCGGCAAGTATCTCGAGGACGTCGCGGTTGCGCCAGTCAACGACGCGCCGAACCCGTTTGCCGATGGGGTTCGCCTGTATGCGCTCGACGCGGACAAGGCCAGGCGGCTCTGGGCAAAGAGCGAGGAGCTCGTCGGCGCGGTCTTGAGCCCCGCCGGCAACGGACGGCTGGGCGACCCGATAAATAGATAG
- a CDS encoding SDR family NAD(P)-dependent oxidoreductase, with amino-acid sequence MNDFLNATILITGAASGIGAAAAARLAAGGAKKLILVDRDEDRLRDFASSLPCEQRVIAGDVADEQLWAGADLTGLTHALVNAGIAASGPIAETPLAEWRRVMSVNLDGAFLTLQASMRALLRGGRGGAVVLTASVAGVKAEPGIAAYAASKAAVIQLARVAAKEGAPSRIRVNAIAPGGVETRIWTEVPMFKEMAEKMGEASAYKAMASAATPLGRFAKPGEIAEQIAFLLSEHTGFVTGTCLVSDGGYSL; translated from the coding sequence ATGAACGACTTTCTGAACGCCACCATCCTCATCACCGGTGCGGCTTCCGGCATCGGCGCCGCAGCCGCGGCCCGGCTCGCCGCGGGCGGCGCCAAGAAGCTGATCCTGGTCGACCGCGACGAGGACCGGCTGCGCGACTTCGCCTCCTCGCTTCCGTGCGAGCAGCGGGTGATTGCCGGCGACGTGGCGGACGAGCAGCTCTGGGCCGGCGCTGACCTGACCGGGCTCACCCATGCGCTGGTGAATGCCGGTATCGCAGCGAGCGGACCCATCGCCGAGACGCCTCTGGCCGAATGGCGGCGGGTCATGTCGGTCAACCTCGATGGCGCGTTCTTGACGCTTCAAGCCTCCATGCGCGCGCTCCTGCGGGGCGGGCGCGGCGGAGCCGTGGTGCTGACCGCCTCCGTGGCTGGGGTCAAGGCAGAGCCGGGGATCGCAGCCTATGCGGCGTCCAAGGCGGCGGTGATCCAGCTTGCCCGGGTCGCCGCGAAGGAAGGTGCCCCCAGCCGCATCCGCGTGAACGCGATCGCGCCCGGCGGCGTCGAGACGCGGATCTGGACCGAAGTACCGATGTTCAAGGAGATGGCCGAGAAGATGGGCGAAGCATCGGCGTACAAAGCCATGGCCTCGGCCGCTACCCCGCTCGGCCGGTTCGCCAAGCCCGGCGAGATCGCCGAGCAGATCGCCTTCCTGCTGTCCGAGCACACGGGATTCGTGACCGGCACCTGCCTGGTGAGCGATGGCGGCTATTCGCTCTAG